Part of the Campylobacter concisus genome, AACCCTCCTTCAAATTTTTAACGCAGTAAATAATAAAGAAAAACTTTTTAAGATCCACTCTGACTCACCTAAAGCTTGCCCACTTGGTGGCAAGATCGAGGGACTTTTAACCAACCACTTCCTAAAAGCACAAGAAGCTTTAGAGGATAGTTTAAGAAGCATTACTTTACAAGATCTATTAGATGAGCTTATTAATTTATAAAATTTAAAAAGTAGACAAACTAGGTTATAGAATTTAAAAAGCAGGCAGATATATAAAAACCAATCTATTTTATTTATTAGGAACGCTATGCGCTCCTAACTATTTTTATATATCTTTATGTAGGAATTTTTATAAATTTCTAGCTTTATTACTCTTTGCTTTTCTCTTTTTTAGCTTTACTCTTTTTCTCTGTTTTATCTTTTAGCTTTTCTTTCTTATCTTTTATCTCTTTTATACTATCATCTTTAGCACTATCTTTTTTCTCTTTTACTTCATCACTCTTTTTACTTGCTTTTTCTTTTATCTCATCTTTTTTAGATTTTATTTTTGATTTTGTGTCATCTATCTTTGTAGTGCCTGATACTGATATATCTGATTTTAAATTTTCAAATGTCTTATCGCCTATACCATTTACATTTTTTATATCTTCTATTGAGTTAAATTTATTCGCTTTTCTATACTCTATTATTGCATCTGCCTTTGAAGAACCTATACCATCTAAACTCATTAACTCTTCTTTTGTGGCGGTGTTTAAATTTATGGCTGCTAGTAATGTAGAAGCTGCTGCTAATAGTGAGAATATAATCTTTTTCATTTTTGTCCTTTTTGGGTAAATTTGGGTTTGGAGTCTATCATATTTGGTGTTTTTAGTCAACACTTGTATAAAAGCATAAACTAAAAGATATTTAAAACATAGAGATAAAAAGTCTAATTATTTAAAAATATAAATAAATTTTAGATTTGATATTTTGTTATAAATTAAAAAAATATTAAAAGAAGATTGTTTAGATAAAGAAGATTAAAAATTAACAAAGCCCGCAACGACCTACTTTTCCAACATCCCAGTAAGGGAGAGTATCATCAGCCAGGACGAGCTTAGCTTCTTGGTTCGAGATGGAGCAAGGCGTTTCCTCGTCTGTATAGTCACGGGCAGTGTTAAATAAAAAATATATCAGATAAATCTCTTATTTAACACTACTTGATAAAGTTAAAAGTCATAAACAAAGTCTTATAAAAACATATCTTATTAAGTTTTTATCCTTAACAAGGAAGTGATGCTTATTAAAAGATAAGCAGACGAGCTATTAGTACTGGTCAGCTAAAGGACTTTCATCCATTACACACCCAGCCTATCAAACACATAGTCTATATGAGCTCTTAAAAGAAGATTCATCTTGGAGTTGGCTTCCTGCTTAGATGCTTTCAGCAGTTATCACATCCCAACATAGCTACCGAGCGGTGCTCTTGGCAGAACAACTCGTACACCAGTGGTTGGTTCGACCCGGTCCTCTCGTACTAGGGTCAACTCTCCTCAATCTTCTTACGCCCACGGCAGATAGGGACCGAACTGTCTCACGACGTTCTGAACCCAGCTCGCGTACCGCTTTAAATGGCGAACAGCCATACCCTTGGGACCTGCNNNNNNNNNNNNNNNNNNNNNNNNNNNNNNNNNNNNNNNNNNNNNNNNNNNNNNNNNNNNNNNNNNNNNNGATCAGCCTGTTATCCCCGGGGTACCTTTTATCCTTTGAGCGATGGCCCTTCCACACAGAACCACCGGATCACTAAGACCGACTTTCGTCTCTGCTTGACGTGTATGTCTCGCAGTTAAGCTGGCTTATGCCTTTATACTCTACGAACGATTTCCAACCGTTCTGAGCCAACCTTTGTAAGCCTCCGTTACATTTTGGGAGGCGACCGCCCCAGTCAAACTACCCACCAGACATTGTCCTACTTGAGGATAACTCAAGCTAGTTAGCTATCAGAATAAAAAAGAGCGGTATCTCAACAATGGCTCACCATAAACTGGCGTCTATGGATCAAAGCCTCCCGCCTATCCTGCACATTTTTATCCCAATAGCAGTGTCAAGCTGTAGTAAAGGTCCACGGGGTCTTTCCGTCTTGCCGCGGGTAGGAGGAATTTTCACCTCCACTACAATTTCACTGGATCCCTCTTCGAGACAGCTCCCATCTCGTTACGCCATTCATGCAGGTCGATATTTAATCGACAAGGAATTTCGCTACCTTAGGACCGTTATAGTTACGGCCGCCGTTTACTCGGGCTTCGATCAAACGCTTCGCAGAGCTAACGTCATCAATTAACCTTCGAGCACCGGGCAGGCGTCACACCCTATACATCCTCTTACGAGTTAGCAGAGTGCTGTGTTTTTGGTAAACAGTCGGGAGGGACTCTTTGTTGTAACCTTCAATGCTTACGGAGTAAATCCTTCACAAAGTTAGGCACACCTTATACCGAAGATACGGTGCTATTTTGCAGAGTTCCTTGAAGAGAGTTCTTCCACGCGCCTTAGAATACTCATCCCACCCACCTGTGTCGGTTTACGGTACGGGCAACTATAACTAAACTTAGAAACTTTTCTTGGCTCGACAGTATCAGCAATTCGCTATCCATTCCGAAGAACTTCAAACGCCTGTGGGGTCTCGGCTTAAAAAGATCCGGATTTGCCTGGATCTTAACCTACACCTTTCGACTAGCACTACCATCCGCTAGCTTGCTTAACTCTAAGCGTCCTTCCATCGCACATTATAGTTGGCATTGGAATATTAACCAATTTTCCATCGCATACCCCTTTCGGACTTTGCTTAGGACCCGGCTAACCCTACGATGACGAGCATCGCGTAGGAAACCTTGGGTTTACGGCGTTGGGGATTCTCACCCCAATTATCGCTACTCATGCCTGCATGCTCACTTGTATTAGCTCCAGCACTCCTTACCGGTATACCTTCAACGCAAATACAACGCTCTCCTACCACTTAGAAAACTAAGTCTAAAGCTTCGGTACTCATTTTAGCCCCGTTATATTTTCCGCGCAGAATCACTAGACCAGTGAGCTATTACGCTTTCTTTAAAGGATGGCTGCTTCTAAGCCAACCTCCTGGTTGTTTAAGTAACTCCACATCGTTTTCCACTTAAATGAGATTTAGGGACCTTAGCTGTTAGTCTGGGTTGTTCCCCTCTCGACGACGGATTTTATCACTCGCCGCCTGACTGCCATGATTACACACTAGGTATTCGGAGTTTGATAGGGTTTGGTACATTGGTGTATGCCCTAGCCCATTCAGTGCTCTACCCCCTAGTGTTACTACATGACGCTATACCTAAATATATTTCGGAGAGAACCAGCTATCACGATGTTTGATTGGCCTTTCACCCCTATCCACAAGTCATCCCATAGCTTTTCAACGCTAGCGGGTTCGGTCCTCCACCGGCTCTTACACCGGTTTCAACCTGCTCATGGATAGATCACATCGTTTCGGGTCTGCAACGTCTGACTAAACGCCCTATTAAGACTCGCTTTCGCTACGGCTCCGGGTTTCCTTAACCTTGCCAGACATCACAACTCGCAGGCTCATTATGCAAAAGGCAGTCCATCACCCTGATAAATCATAGGGCTCTGAATGATTGTAAGCAAATGGTTTCAGGTTCTATTTCACTCTGATCACCTCAGTTCTTTTCACCTTTCCCTCACGGTACTTGTGCACTATCGGTCTAGTAGTAGTATTTAGGGTTGGATAGTGGTCTACCCAGCTTCAGACAGAATATCACGTGTTCCGCCCTACTCAGGATACTGCTAAGTAAAACAAAGCTTTCATATACGGGAGTATCACCCTCTATGCTTAATCTTTCCAGATTATTCTATTAGCTAAGTTTAGTCTATATTGCAGTCCTACAACCCCGTTAGTAAACTAACGGTTTGCCCTCTTACGCGTTCGCTCGCCGCTACTAGCGTAATCTCTTTTGATTTCTTTTCCTGAGGGTACTAAGATGTTTCAATTCCCCTCGTTCGCTCCATATTAGGTAGTTAAGCTCGCGCTTAACTGGGTTGCCCCATTCAGAAATTCCCGGATCAAAGCCCCTTGACGGCTCCCCGAGACTTATCGCAGCCTGGCACGTCTTTCATCGCCTCTACTAGCCAAGGCATCCACCACTTGCTCTTTGTAGCTTACCTTTTCTATATTAGATTATTCTAATTCGCATCACTTCCTTGTTAAAGATAACTTTATATTACTATATTTAAATTCTAGCTCTCAAGACGGAAAGCATTGACTACTATTTAGATAAGTTTTAAATCCTAAATAGATTGTGATGTCAAACTTTTGCATTAAATGCAAAGAGAATAGAAATTTAAATCTTTAACAAGTCCTGTAAAATTGTTTTTAAAACTTGCTTGTGACTATTAACAATATTAATTAAAAGAACATTTAGACAAAAGTCTAATTAGAAAGTTTAAATTTTTAAGCTCTCTAATTAGACTTAATATAGTTAAACTATTTTATGGTGGAGAATAGCGGGATCGAACCGCTGACCTCCTGCGTGCAAAGCAGGCGCTCTCCCAGCTGAGCTAATTCCCCAATTAAATTCTCTGGTGGGCCTAACAAGACTTGAACTTGTGACCTCACCCTTATCAGGGGTGCACTCTAACCAGCTGAGCTATAGGCCCCTATAGGTCTATCAATCTTTCAAAACTAAACAAGGATGATTG contains:
- a CDS encoding Rrf2 family transcriptional regulator — protein: TLLQIFNAVNNKEKLFKIHSDSPKACPLGGKIEGLLTNHFLKAQEALEDSLRSITLQDLLDELINL
- a CDS encoding helix-hairpin-helix domain-containing protein is translated as MKKIIFSLLAAASTLLAAINLNTATKEELMSLDGIGSSKADAIIEYRKANKFNSIEDIKNVNGIGDKTFENLKSDISVSGTTKIDDTKSKIKSKKDEIKEKASKKSDEVKEKKDSAKDDSIKEIKDKKEKLKDKTEKKSKAKKEKSKE